The following proteins are encoded in a genomic region of Streptomyces lunaelactis:
- a CDS encoding STAS domain-containing protein — MDAAGAEPLIRTAELRITRIRRPPGLKIEGVVDVHTHRHLRTALEAIGSTGGDLQLELSQLEFLDLGGLRMLIAFARTRDEGHHVELTGLAPHLRNVIALVGWDATPGLRLGAHRVN; from the coding sequence ATGGATGCTGCCGGCGCGGAACCCCTCATACGCACCGCGGAGTTACGCATCACCCGCATCCGCCGGCCGCCGGGACTGAAGATCGAGGGCGTGGTGGACGTCCACACCCACCGCCATCTGCGCACCGCGCTCGAAGCGATCGGGTCGACCGGCGGCGATCTCCAACTCGAGCTCTCGCAGCTGGAGTTCCTGGATCTCGGCGGACTGCGCATGCTGATCGCCTTCGCCCGTACGCGAGATGAGGGCCATCATGTGGAGCTGACCGGGCTCGCCCCGCATCTGCGGAATGTGATCGCGCTGGTCGGCTGGGACGCGACACCCGGCCTTCGGCTGGGAGCCCATCGTGTCAACTGA
- the ndgR gene encoding IclR family transcriptional regulator NdgR translates to MDNSSGVGVLDKAALVLSALESGPATLAGLVAATGLARPTAHRLAVALEHHRMVARDMQGRFILGPRLAELAAAAGEDRLLATAGPVLTHLRDVTGESAQLYRRQGDMRICVAAAERLSGLRDTVPVGSTLTMKAGSSAQILMAWEEPERLHRGLQGARFTATALSGVRRRGWAQSIGEREPGVASVSAPVRGPSNRVVAAVSVSGPIERLTRHPGRMHAQAVIDAAGRLSEALRRGGGA, encoded by the coding sequence GCCACCCTCGCCGGGCTGGTCGCGGCGACAGGGCTCGCACGACCCACGGCACATCGCCTTGCCGTGGCACTGGAACACCACCGGATGGTGGCGAGGGACATGCAGGGCCGGTTCATTCTCGGCCCGCGCCTGGCGGAGCTCGCGGCCGCGGCCGGCGAGGACCGCCTGCTGGCCACGGCCGGACCCGTACTCACGCATCTGCGCGATGTGACCGGCGAGAGCGCGCAGCTCTACCGCCGGCAGGGGGACATGCGGATCTGTGTGGCCGCGGCGGAACGGCTGTCCGGACTTCGGGACACCGTGCCGGTCGGCTCCACGCTCACGATGAAGGCGGGCTCGTCGGCCCAGATCCTGATGGCCTGGGAGGAGCCGGAGCGCCTGCACCGCGGTCTGCAGGGCGCCCGCTTCACGGCGACGGCGCTGTCCGGAGTGCGGCGCCGGGGCTGGGCCCAGTCGATCGGCGAGCGCGAGCCGGGCGTGGCCTCGGTCTCGGCGCCGGTGCGGGGCCCGTCGAACCGCGTGGTCGCGGCGGTCTCGGTCTCCGGCCCGATCGAGCGCCTGACGCGCCACCCGGGCCGGATGCACGCCCAGGCGGTCATCGACGCGGCGGGGCGCCTGAGCGAGGCGCTGCGCCGCGGGGGCGGCGCCTGA